One Brachyhypopomus gauderio isolate BG-103 unplaced genomic scaffold, BGAUD_0.2 sc67, whole genome shotgun sequence DNA segment encodes these proteins:
- the nanos3 gene encoding nanos homolog 3: MYSLINSILGSHSSMEGRGRYFQPWRDYMKLADTIRAMQSCQDETPARPQAARSVSVFGSSETSRRGAFQRRHRSDGETTEPFCADSKNLPNCSSPAQFGTGEHLRCSKERWESGYHTTSTSKNCSSEKTFCGFCRQNGESQLIVNSHRLKDHNGDVVCPYLRKYVCPLCGATGAQAHTKRFCPLVDSTYVSVYVRSPR, from the coding sequence ATGTACTCTTTGATCAACTCCATACTGGGGTCTCATAGTTCAATGGAGGGCAGGGGTCGGTACTTTCAGCCATGGCGAGATTATATGAAACTAGCGGACACCATCAGGGCTATGCAGAGCTGTCAGGACGAAACTCCAGCCCGTCCGCAGGCCGCTCGGAGTGTCTCCGTGTTTGGGTCAAGCGAGACATCACGGCGCGGTGCGTTTCAACGTCGGCACCGAAGTGACGGCGAGACTACGGAGCCCTTTTGCGCCGACTCTAAGAACTTGCCGAACTGTTCCAGTCCCGCGCAGTTTGGGACCGGGGAACATTTACGGTGTTCAAAAGAGCGATGGGAGTCTGGTTATCACACGACTTCGACGAGCAAGAATTGTTCGTCGGAGAAAACGTTTTGTGGATTCTGCAGGCAAAACGGAGAATCGCAGCTTATTGTCAACTCGCACCGTCTGAAGGACCACAACGGGGACGTCGTCTGTCCTTATCTTCGCAAGTATGTGTGTCCCCTGTGCGGAGCCACCGGTGCCCAAGCACACACCAAGCGTTTCTGTCCGTTAGTGGACAGTACATACGTCTCCGTGTACGTCAGGTCTCCCCGCTGA